From Coturnix japonica isolate 7356 chromosome 3, Coturnix japonica 2.1, whole genome shotgun sequence, the proteins below share one genomic window:
- the AGBL5 gene encoding cytosolic carboxypeptidase-like protein 5 isoform X2 produces the protein MEVRCGGLLFSSRFDSGNLERVEQVGPNDGNGGTAPGCAELPPADYEFNVWTRPDCAHTQYENGNRSWFYFSVRGGAPGKLLKLHIVNMNRQSRLYAHGMAPFVRTVPGRPRWERVRERPCFQVVDAQFVLSFVHRFLEQRGSTTYFAFCYPFSYGQCQDMLAQLDGRYQHCRHMAPGSPLDSVYYHRELLCHSLDKLRVDLLTITSCHGMQERREPRLDKLFPDTDTPRPHCFTGKRVFFLSSRVHPGETPSSFVFNGFLHFILREEDPRAQMLRRMFVFKLIPMLNPDGVLRGHYRTDSRGVNLNRQYLNPDAELHPAVYGAKALLLYHHVHSRVLPGSPDWRTYVSPLSSSVLSTRSANQPVPEAVLPELEKTNNLHNTPSTWSQGLGPSQEPPVELILPAQQHCEEEAGQPPPLPEAIPPQHSGLAYYVDLHGHASKRGCFMYGNSFSDENDQVENMLFPKLISLNSPYFDFTSCNFSEKNMYAKDKRDGQSKEGSGRVAIYKALGIIHSYTLECNYNTGRSVNSIPLACHDNGRASPPPPPTFPSRYTVELFEQVGRALAVAALDMAECNPWPRIVLSEHSCLSNLRAWMLKHVRSMRGNPSCVRRRGGRSPPRSTGGLPTSASESALSRLRSFSHGSQQDSPRVRASPSFPGAAVDAPGLQKGGVQPPAPLRGVPKEAECQEGPGAARPGRADQPPQQDPGAEEGGSSPEPAGTQLQQHRSPPSPRAQLCCALHHAIHPRRSCPDRPGTGGQ, from the exons ATGGAGGTGCGTTGCGGCGGGCTGCTGTTCAGCTCCCGGTTCGACTCGGGGAACCTGGAGCGAGTGGAGCAGGTGGGGCCTAACGACGGGAACGGCGGCACGGCGCCGGGCTGCGCCGAGCTGCCACCGGCCGACTACGAGTTCAACGTGTGGACACGGCCCGACTGCGCGCACACACAGTACGAGAACGGCAACAG GTCGTGGTTCTACTTCAGCGTGCGCGGCGGCGCGCCCGGGAAGCTGCTGAAGCTGCACATCGTGAACATGAACCGGCAGAGCCGGCTGTACGCGCACGGCATGGCGCCCTTCGTCAGAACCGTGCCCGGCAGGCCGCGATGGGAGAGAGTGCGGGAACGGCCCTGCTTCCAG GTGGTGGACGCCCAGTTCGTGCTGTCCTTTGTGCACCGCTTCCTGGAGCAGCGCGGCAGCACCACGTACTTTGCGTTCTGCTACCCCTTCTCGTACGGACAGTGCCAGGAcatgctggcacagctggacGGCCGCTACCAACACTGCCGACATATGGCGCCCGGCAG CCCCCTGGATTCGGTCTATTACCACCGGGAGCTGCTGTGCCATTCCCTGGACAAGCTGCGCGTGGACCTGCTGACCATCACCTCCTGCCACGGGATGCAGGAGCGGCGCGAGCCCCGGCTGGACAAGCTCTTCCCAGACACAGACACACCACGGCCACACTGTTTCACGGGGAAGAGG GTGTTCTTCCTGAGCAGCCGCGTGCACCCGGGGGAGACGCCGTCCAGCTTCGTCTTCAACGGCTTCCTGCACTTCATCCTGCGCGAGGAGGATCCCCGTGCCCAGATGCTGCGCcgcatgtttgtttttaagctcaTTCCCATGCTGAACCCAGACGGAGTGCTGCGAGGCCACTACCG GACTGACTCGCGTGGGGTCAACCTGAACCGGCAGTACCTCAACCCTGATGCCGAGCTGCACCCCGCCGTGTACGGGGCCAAAGCGCTGCTGCTGTACCACCACGTGCACAGCCGTGTGCTGCCGGGCAGCCCCGACTGGAGGACCTACGTGTCACCGCTCAGCAGCAGCGTGCTCAGCACCAGGTCTGCCAACCAGCCTGTTCCAGAGGCAGTGCTGCcagagctggagaaaacaaataacCTCCACAACACACCCAGCACATGGAGCCAAGGCCTCGGCCCTTCTCAGGAGCCCCCTGTGGAGCTGatcctcccagctcagcagcactgcgAGGAGGAAGCCGGGCAGCCACCGCCGCTTCCCGAAGCCATCCCGCCCCAGCACAGCGGGCTGGCCTACTACGTCGACCTGCACGGCCATGCCTCCAAGCGTGGCTGCTTCATGTATGGCAACAGCTTCAGCGATGAGAACGATCAG GTGGAGAACATGCTGTTCCCTAAGCTCATCTCCTTGAACTCACCTTACTTTGACTTCACGAGCTGCAACTTCTCAGAGAAGAACATGTATGCCAAAGACAAGCGGGACGGGCAGTCCAAGGAGGGCAGCGGGCGTGTGGCCATCTACAAAGCACTGGGGATCATCCACAG CTACACACTGGAGTGCAACTACAACACAGGCCGCTCTGTGAACAGCATCCCTCTGGCCTGCCACGACAACGGGCGCGCCAGCCCCCCGCCACCACCCACCTTCCCTTCCAGATACACGGTGGAGCTGTTTGAGCAG GTCGGCAGAGCTCTGGCCGTGGCTGCTCTGGACATGGCAGAGTGCAACCCGTGGCCGCGCATCGTGCTGTCGGAGCACAGCTGCCTCAGCAACCTGCGGGCCTGGATGCTGAAGCACGTGCGCAGCATGCGGGGCAACCCATCCTGCGTGCGGAGGAGAGGAGGCCGCAGCCCCCCCAGGAGCACCGG CGGGCTCCCAACCTCGGCCTCAGAGAGCGCCCTGTCCCGCCTGCGCAGCTTCAGCCACGGCAGCCAGCAGGACTCGCCCCGTGTCAGAGCCTCACCCAGcttccctggtgctgctgtggatgCTCCGGGCCTACAGAAGGGTGGCGTGCAACCCCCAGCACCGCTGCGAG GCGTTCCCAAGGAAGCCGAATGCCAGGAGGGCCCTGGAGCAGCCCGG CCCGGGAGGGCTGACCAGCCGCCCCAGCAGGATCCCGGTGCGGAGGAAGGCGGCAGCAGCCCTGAGCCTGCCGGCactcagctccagcagcaccgcAGCCCTCCAAGCCCCcgtgcacagctgtgctgcgCTCTGCACCACGCAATCCACCCCAGGCGGAGCTGCCCCGACCGCCCCGGTACAGGAGGACAGTGA
- the AGBL5 gene encoding cytosolic carboxypeptidase-like protein 5 isoform X1 gives MEVRCGGLLFSSRFDSGNLERVEQVGPNDGNGGTAPGCAELPPADYEFNVWTRPDCAHTQYENGNRSWFYFSVRGGAPGKLLKLHIVNMNRQSRLYAHGMAPFVRTVPGRPRWERVRERPCFQVVDAQFVLSFVHRFLEQRGSTTYFAFCYPFSYGQCQDMLAQLDGRYQHCRHMAPGSPLDSVYYHRELLCHSLDKLRVDLLTITSCHGMQERREPRLDKLFPDTDTPRPHCFTGKRVFFLSSRVHPGETPSSFVFNGFLHFILREEDPRAQMLRRMFVFKLIPMLNPDGVLRGHYRTDSRGVNLNRQYLNPDAELHPAVYGAKALLLYHHVHSRVLPGSPDWRTYVSPLSSSVLSTRSANQPVPEAVLPELEKTNNLHNTPSTWSQGLGPSQEPPVELILPAQQHCEEEAGQPPPLPEAIPPQHSGLAYYVDLHGHASKRGCFMYGNSFSDENDQVENMLFPKLISLNSPYFDFTSCNFSEKNMYAKDKRDGQSKEGSGRVAIYKALGIIHSYTLECNYNTGRSVNSIPLACHDNGRASPPPPPTFPSRYTVELFEQVGRALAVAALDMAECNPWPRIVLSEHSCLSNLRAWMLKHVRSMRGNPSCVRRRGGRSPPRSTGGLPTSASESALSRLRSFSHGSQQDSPRVRASPSFPGAAVDAPGLQKGGVQPPAPLRGSLPAAPCAGSVLGASCRLQEAPHGAGSKAGATHGTVLLQAFPRKPNARRALEQPGPGGLTSRPSRIPVRRKAAAALSLPALSSSSTAALQAPVHSCAALCTTQSTPGGAAPTAPVQEDSDAAPALPPLPAPPAPHSETPSTRAPSVEELLGDGLHPQCPPSLATARPVLRSYRQLLSFCAEA, from the exons ATGGAGGTGCGTTGCGGCGGGCTGCTGTTCAGCTCCCGGTTCGACTCGGGGAACCTGGAGCGAGTGGAGCAGGTGGGGCCTAACGACGGGAACGGCGGCACGGCGCCGGGCTGCGCCGAGCTGCCACCGGCCGACTACGAGTTCAACGTGTGGACACGGCCCGACTGCGCGCACACACAGTACGAGAACGGCAACAG GTCGTGGTTCTACTTCAGCGTGCGCGGCGGCGCGCCCGGGAAGCTGCTGAAGCTGCACATCGTGAACATGAACCGGCAGAGCCGGCTGTACGCGCACGGCATGGCGCCCTTCGTCAGAACCGTGCCCGGCAGGCCGCGATGGGAGAGAGTGCGGGAACGGCCCTGCTTCCAG GTGGTGGACGCCCAGTTCGTGCTGTCCTTTGTGCACCGCTTCCTGGAGCAGCGCGGCAGCACCACGTACTTTGCGTTCTGCTACCCCTTCTCGTACGGACAGTGCCAGGAcatgctggcacagctggacGGCCGCTACCAACACTGCCGACATATGGCGCCCGGCAG CCCCCTGGATTCGGTCTATTACCACCGGGAGCTGCTGTGCCATTCCCTGGACAAGCTGCGCGTGGACCTGCTGACCATCACCTCCTGCCACGGGATGCAGGAGCGGCGCGAGCCCCGGCTGGACAAGCTCTTCCCAGACACAGACACACCACGGCCACACTGTTTCACGGGGAAGAGG GTGTTCTTCCTGAGCAGCCGCGTGCACCCGGGGGAGACGCCGTCCAGCTTCGTCTTCAACGGCTTCCTGCACTTCATCCTGCGCGAGGAGGATCCCCGTGCCCAGATGCTGCGCcgcatgtttgtttttaagctcaTTCCCATGCTGAACCCAGACGGAGTGCTGCGAGGCCACTACCG GACTGACTCGCGTGGGGTCAACCTGAACCGGCAGTACCTCAACCCTGATGCCGAGCTGCACCCCGCCGTGTACGGGGCCAAAGCGCTGCTGCTGTACCACCACGTGCACAGCCGTGTGCTGCCGGGCAGCCCCGACTGGAGGACCTACGTGTCACCGCTCAGCAGCAGCGTGCTCAGCACCAGGTCTGCCAACCAGCCTGTTCCAGAGGCAGTGCTGCcagagctggagaaaacaaataacCTCCACAACACACCCAGCACATGGAGCCAAGGCCTCGGCCCTTCTCAGGAGCCCCCTGTGGAGCTGatcctcccagctcagcagcactgcgAGGAGGAAGCCGGGCAGCCACCGCCGCTTCCCGAAGCCATCCCGCCCCAGCACAGCGGGCTGGCCTACTACGTCGACCTGCACGGCCATGCCTCCAAGCGTGGCTGCTTCATGTATGGCAACAGCTTCAGCGATGAGAACGATCAG GTGGAGAACATGCTGTTCCCTAAGCTCATCTCCTTGAACTCACCTTACTTTGACTTCACGAGCTGCAACTTCTCAGAGAAGAACATGTATGCCAAAGACAAGCGGGACGGGCAGTCCAAGGAGGGCAGCGGGCGTGTGGCCATCTACAAAGCACTGGGGATCATCCACAG CTACACACTGGAGTGCAACTACAACACAGGCCGCTCTGTGAACAGCATCCCTCTGGCCTGCCACGACAACGGGCGCGCCAGCCCCCCGCCACCACCCACCTTCCCTTCCAGATACACGGTGGAGCTGTTTGAGCAG GTCGGCAGAGCTCTGGCCGTGGCTGCTCTGGACATGGCAGAGTGCAACCCGTGGCCGCGCATCGTGCTGTCGGAGCACAGCTGCCTCAGCAACCTGCGGGCCTGGATGCTGAAGCACGTGCGCAGCATGCGGGGCAACCCATCCTGCGTGCGGAGGAGAGGAGGCCGCAGCCCCCCCAGGAGCACCGG CGGGCTCCCAACCTCGGCCTCAGAGAGCGCCCTGTCCCGCCTGCGCAGCTTCAGCCACGGCAGCCAGCAGGACTCGCCCCGTGTCAGAGCCTCACCCAGcttccctggtgctgctgtggatgCTCCGGGCCTACAGAAGGGTGGCGTGCAACCCCCAGCACCGCTGCGAG GGTCCCTGCCGGCAGCTCCCTGTGCGGGGTCGGTGCTGGGTGCCAGCTGCAGACTGCAGGAGGCTCCGCACGGTGCTGGCAGCAAAGCAGGGGCCACGCACGGCACCGTGCTGCTGCAG GCGTTCCCAAGGAAGCCGAATGCCAGGAGGGCCCTGGAGCAGCCCGG CCCGGGAGGGCTGACCAGCCGCCCCAGCAGGATCCCGGTGCGGAGGAAGGCGGCAGCAGCCCTGAGCCTGCCGGCactcagctccagcagcaccgcAGCCCTCCAAGCCCCcgtgcacagctgtgctgcgCTCTGCACCACGCAATCCACCCCAGGCGGAGCTGCCCCGACCGCCCCGGTACAGGAGGACAGTGACGCAGCACCAGCCCTGCCCCCACTCCCTGCACCCCCAGCGCCCCACTCGGAGACCCCCAGCACCAGGGCACCCAGcgtggaggagctgctgggcgACGGTCTGCACCCCCAG TGCCCACCCAGCCTCGCCACCGCCCGCCCCGTGCTGCGCTCCTACCGCCAGCTCCTCTCCTTCTGTGCTGAGGCCTGA
- the OST4 gene encoding dolichyl-diphosphooligosaccharide--protein glycosyltransferase subunit 4: MVTDVQLAIFANMLGVSLFLLVVLYHYVAVNNPKRQD; the protein is encoded by the coding sequence ATGGTGACGGACGTGCAGCTCGCCATCTTCGCCAACATGCTGGGCGTGTCGCTGTTCCTGCTCGTCGTGCTGTACCACTACGTGGCCGTTAACAACCCCAAGCGCCAGGACTGA
- the AGBL5 gene encoding cytosolic carboxypeptidase-like protein 5 isoform X3 encodes MEVRCGGLLFSSRFDSGNLERVEQVGPNDGNGGTAPGCAELPPADYEFNVWTRPDCAHTQYENGNRSWFYFSVRGGAPGKLLKLHIVNMNRQSRLYAHGMAPFVRTVPGRPRWERVRERPCFQVVDAQFVLSFVHRFLEQRGSTTYFAFCYPFSYGQCQDMLAQLDGRYQHCRHMAPGSPLDSVYYHRELLCHSLDKLRVDLLTITSCHGMQERREPRLDKLFPDTDTPRPHCFTGKRVFFLSSRVHPGETPSSFVFNGFLHFILREEDPRAQMLRRMFVFKLIPMLNPDGVLRGHYRTDSRGVNLNRQYLNPDAELHPAVYGAKALLLYHHVHSRVLPGSPDWRTYVSPLSSSVLSTRSANQPVPEAVLPELEKTNNLHNTPSTWSQGLGPSQEPPVELILPAQQHCEEEAGQPPPLPEAIPPQHSGLAYYVDLHGHASKRGCFMYGNSFSDENDQVENMLFPKLISLNSPYFDFTSCNFSEKNMYAKDKRDGQSKEGSGRVAIYKALGIIHSYTLECNYNTGRSVNSIPLACHDNGRASPPPPPTFPSRYTVELFEQVGRALAVAALDMAECNPWPRIVLSEHSCLSNLRAWMLKHVRSMRGNPSCVRRRGGRSPPRSTGGLPTSASESALSRLRSFSHGSQQDSPRVRASPSFPGAAVDAPGLQKGGVQPPAPLRVGLCGRSACESGRPVLSKGPRTRGKRPLMAASIGAAGPAQCPAPHLGCARCPLLQCALGLKHHCVEGRAV; translated from the exons ATGGAGGTGCGTTGCGGCGGGCTGCTGTTCAGCTCCCGGTTCGACTCGGGGAACCTGGAGCGAGTGGAGCAGGTGGGGCCTAACGACGGGAACGGCGGCACGGCGCCGGGCTGCGCCGAGCTGCCACCGGCCGACTACGAGTTCAACGTGTGGACACGGCCCGACTGCGCGCACACACAGTACGAGAACGGCAACAG GTCGTGGTTCTACTTCAGCGTGCGCGGCGGCGCGCCCGGGAAGCTGCTGAAGCTGCACATCGTGAACATGAACCGGCAGAGCCGGCTGTACGCGCACGGCATGGCGCCCTTCGTCAGAACCGTGCCCGGCAGGCCGCGATGGGAGAGAGTGCGGGAACGGCCCTGCTTCCAG GTGGTGGACGCCCAGTTCGTGCTGTCCTTTGTGCACCGCTTCCTGGAGCAGCGCGGCAGCACCACGTACTTTGCGTTCTGCTACCCCTTCTCGTACGGACAGTGCCAGGAcatgctggcacagctggacGGCCGCTACCAACACTGCCGACATATGGCGCCCGGCAG CCCCCTGGATTCGGTCTATTACCACCGGGAGCTGCTGTGCCATTCCCTGGACAAGCTGCGCGTGGACCTGCTGACCATCACCTCCTGCCACGGGATGCAGGAGCGGCGCGAGCCCCGGCTGGACAAGCTCTTCCCAGACACAGACACACCACGGCCACACTGTTTCACGGGGAAGAGG GTGTTCTTCCTGAGCAGCCGCGTGCACCCGGGGGAGACGCCGTCCAGCTTCGTCTTCAACGGCTTCCTGCACTTCATCCTGCGCGAGGAGGATCCCCGTGCCCAGATGCTGCGCcgcatgtttgtttttaagctcaTTCCCATGCTGAACCCAGACGGAGTGCTGCGAGGCCACTACCG GACTGACTCGCGTGGGGTCAACCTGAACCGGCAGTACCTCAACCCTGATGCCGAGCTGCACCCCGCCGTGTACGGGGCCAAAGCGCTGCTGCTGTACCACCACGTGCACAGCCGTGTGCTGCCGGGCAGCCCCGACTGGAGGACCTACGTGTCACCGCTCAGCAGCAGCGTGCTCAGCACCAGGTCTGCCAACCAGCCTGTTCCAGAGGCAGTGCTGCcagagctggagaaaacaaataacCTCCACAACACACCCAGCACATGGAGCCAAGGCCTCGGCCCTTCTCAGGAGCCCCCTGTGGAGCTGatcctcccagctcagcagcactgcgAGGAGGAAGCCGGGCAGCCACCGCCGCTTCCCGAAGCCATCCCGCCCCAGCACAGCGGGCTGGCCTACTACGTCGACCTGCACGGCCATGCCTCCAAGCGTGGCTGCTTCATGTATGGCAACAGCTTCAGCGATGAGAACGATCAG GTGGAGAACATGCTGTTCCCTAAGCTCATCTCCTTGAACTCACCTTACTTTGACTTCACGAGCTGCAACTTCTCAGAGAAGAACATGTATGCCAAAGACAAGCGGGACGGGCAGTCCAAGGAGGGCAGCGGGCGTGTGGCCATCTACAAAGCACTGGGGATCATCCACAG CTACACACTGGAGTGCAACTACAACACAGGCCGCTCTGTGAACAGCATCCCTCTGGCCTGCCACGACAACGGGCGCGCCAGCCCCCCGCCACCACCCACCTTCCCTTCCAGATACACGGTGGAGCTGTTTGAGCAG GTCGGCAGAGCTCTGGCCGTGGCTGCTCTGGACATGGCAGAGTGCAACCCGTGGCCGCGCATCGTGCTGTCGGAGCACAGCTGCCTCAGCAACCTGCGGGCCTGGATGCTGAAGCACGTGCGCAGCATGCGGGGCAACCCATCCTGCGTGCGGAGGAGAGGAGGCCGCAGCCCCCCCAGGAGCACCGG CGGGCTCCCAACCTCGGCCTCAGAGAGCGCCCTGTCCCGCCTGCGCAGCTTCAGCCACGGCAGCCAGCAGGACTCGCCCCGTGTCAGAGCCTCACCCAGcttccctggtgctgctgtggatgCTCCGGGCCTACAGAAGGGTGGCGTGCAACCCCCAGCACCGCTGCGAG TGGGACTGTGTGGAAGAAGTGCGTGTGAGAGCGGCCGCCCCGTCCTCTCGAAAGGGCCCCGGACACGTGGCAAGAGACCCCTGATGGCAGCATCCATTGGGGCTGCAGGGCCGGCACAGTGCCCGGCCCCACATCTGGGCTGTGCTCGCTGCCCACTGCTGCAGTGTGCCCTGGGTCTGAAGCATCACTGTGTGGAGGGCAGAGCAGTGTGA